A single window of Streptomyces cathayae DNA harbors:
- a CDS encoding 2-hydroxychromene-2-carboxylate isomerase: MARRRPRWYFSFRSPYSWMAYRDLMADHRDVAERIDWLPFWEPDAETSGHLEQAGISLPYVAMSKEKHLYILQDVRRLARDRGLEMVWPVDRHPRWEVAHLAYLVADELGHGPEFIAAVYRARWEEGQDISDPAVIAYIAERLGLDPVRLSTACDDPAVREHGLGSLNSLYRDGVFGVPFFINGYEKFWGVDRLPGFVSSVRAGAA; encoded by the coding sequence ATGGCCCGACGGAGGCCACGCTGGTACTTCTCGTTCCGCAGCCCCTATTCGTGGATGGCCTACCGGGACCTGATGGCCGACCACCGGGACGTCGCGGAACGCATCGACTGGCTCCCCTTCTGGGAGCCGGACGCGGAGACGAGCGGCCATCTGGAGCAGGCCGGCATCAGCCTGCCGTACGTGGCGATGTCGAAGGAGAAGCACCTCTACATCCTGCAGGACGTGCGCAGGCTCGCCCGCGACCGCGGCCTGGAGATGGTGTGGCCGGTCGATCGCCACCCCCGGTGGGAGGTGGCGCACCTGGCGTACCTGGTGGCCGACGAGCTCGGCCACGGGCCGGAGTTCATCGCGGCGGTCTACCGCGCCCGGTGGGAGGAGGGGCAGGACATCTCCGACCCGGCCGTCATCGCGTACATCGCCGAGCGGCTCGGTCTGGACCCGGTGCGCCTGTCCACCGCGTGCGACGATCCGGCCGTACGCGAGCACGGCCTCGGATCCCTCAACTCGCTCTATCGCGACGGGGTCTTCGGCGTTCCGTTCTTCATCAACGGCTACGAGAAGTTCTGGGGGGTGGACCGGCTGCCCGGCTTCGTCTCCTCCGTCCGTGCCGGCGCCGCCTGA
- a CDS encoding MbtH family protein: MATNPFEDDNASYHVLVNDENQHSLWPAFAEVPAGWTTVFGEATRQACLDYITENWTDMRPKSLAMAMDA; the protein is encoded by the coding sequence ATGGCGACCAACCCGTTCGAAGACGACAACGCGAGCTACCACGTCCTGGTCAACGACGAGAACCAGCACTCGCTGTGGCCCGCGTTCGCCGAGGTGCCGGCCGGCTGGACCACGGTCTTCGGCGAGGCGACCCGCCAGGCGTGCCTCGACTACATCACCGAGAACTGGACCGACATGCGGCCCAAGAGCCTTGCGATGGCCATGGACGCCTGA